Proteins from one Bombyx mori chromosome 25, ASM3026992v2 genomic window:
- the LOC105841401 gene encoding protein FAM161A has product MTHYHSVFTNSCLRVPVDPVSKMPKTEYERTGSLTEQCSIDSMSSCSLAAADLDAIKLKEFYRNIPDYKDINHLPTEEFYLTLKSLREKKKIMLDLAMEHIDDCTSNRVRNNNVLNRKCCSKSKYDDITGRKYCNRNENIKFVNPSPKQSKKSVIQNNENIQRSCKKATIMNDASKTTFRDDLRNSQADHNKEQPKRNYSACSISWNVADLEKKDEIDEKFEQYFDKKKYNVAKVDIDDPNEFKAQSMPSSPLRSKRVTSPLRKRKSITVPKPFKMTERDDEERIVNELRSLRKSFSEDMLNQKCEKKKFKAKPVPIESRIPLYDKILEDQAMRRAITKINSEAELRAQMKPFSFTKREEKGITGICEKAALIMPKRKKKKRFRAKPIPKNLFSNYFYNNMKEDEYFRSMNKRIRAEEMLRTSQYPGNMATRDRSRLSTPAAHSDLPIDPSPGIPSTVSSDRQRCVSPSKNRTVKGKKIKEDFVTTSPQPFRLCTADRAAKKMENITMKMYQESKSSESTKDTALGPAARAYSALELRGNASGRSNLAALLRAEAVRRKFEMDAANRLAEHRRRMETRQRDRQLRSKPAWHLVKNNHEEDIAMRLQTRRDEERMRREEFLHEMELMYGRVQQQPMLFERYYAPRSQSLQLDTLQLSPRKTKKRSKKSFQLKSPCRSRKVSINDTAETYSGDVTDFLNRIDVDDKYAFSDIVDSLDRVKL; this is encoded by the exons ATGACACATTATCATAGTGTTTTTACCAATTCATGTCTAAGAGTACCTGTAGATCCTGTTAGTAAAATGCCAAAAACTGAATACGAACGAACGGGTAGTTTAACCGAGCAATGTTCGATTGATTCTATGTCGAGTTGTTCTTTAGCTGCCGCTGATTTGGATGCTATTAAATTGAAGGAGTTTTATCGTAATATACCAGACTACAAAGACATCAACCATTTACCTACCGAAGAATTCTACCTGACTTTAAAATCTTTAcgtgaaaaaaagaaaataatgttgGATTTGGCAATGGAACACATCGACGATTGCACTAGTAACCGCGTGAGAAATAATAACGTGTTGAATAGAAAATGCTGCTCAAAATCAAAATATGACGACATTACTGGGAGAAAATATTGTAATAGGaatgaaaacataaaatttgtCAATCCTTCACCCAAACAATCTAAAAAATCAGTAAtacaaaacaatgaaaatatacAACGATCTTGCAAAAAAGCAACAATTATGAATGATGCATCAAAAACAACATTTAGAGATGACTTAAGAAATTCGCAGGCTGATCATAACAAAGAACAACCGAAAAGAAATTATTCTGCATGTTCTATATCTTGGAACGTTGCCGATCTTGAGAAGAAAGACGAAATTGATGAAAAATTCGAACAGTATTTTGATAAAAAGAAGTATAATGTAGCCAAAGTGGATATTGATGATCCAAACGAATTTAAAGCCCAAAGCATGCCTTCTAGTCCGTTGAGAAGCAAAAGAGTTACATCTCCTTTAAGAAAGCGGAAAAGCATTACAGTCCCTAAGCCATTTAAAATGACTGAAAG GGACGACGAAGAACGAATTGTGAATGAGCTGCGGAGtctaagaaaatcattttcagAAGATATGCTAAATCAGAAATGCGAAAAGAAAAAGTTCAAAGCGAAACCCGTACCGATCGAGTCACGCATTCCACTCTACGACAAAATACTCGAGGATCAAGCCATGAG AAGAGCCATCACGAAAATAAACAGTGAAGCCGAGTTAAGGGCACAAATGAAGCCTTTTAGTTTTACAAAAAGAGAGGAAAAAGGCATAACAGGTATTTGTGAGAAAGCAGCGCTCATTATgcctaaaagaaaaaaaaagaaacgattTAGGGCAAAACCCATTCCTAAGAATTTATTTTCGaactatttctataataatatgaaagaaGACGAGTATTTTAG GTCTATGAACAAACGTATTAGAGCCGAGGAAATGTTACGCACCTCTCAATACCCTGGCAACATGGCCACTAGGGATCGTAGCCGCCTCTCTACTCCAGCTGCTCATAGTGATTTACCAATAGATCCATCACCCGGAATTCCTTCCACGGTCTCCTCAGATAGGCAAAGATGTGTTAGTCCAAGCAAAAATAGGACtgtgaaaggaaaaaaaataaaagaggaTTTCGTAACTACCAGCCCGCAACCTTTTCGACTATGTACTGCAGATAGAGCAGCCAAAAAG ATGGAGAATATTACTATGAAAATGTATCAAGAAAGTAAAAGTTCGGAGAGCACTAAAGACACAGCATTAGGGCCAGCTGCAAGAGCCTATTCTGCATTGGAGTTGAGAGGGAATGCATCTGGGAGATCTAATCTAGCTGCATTATTGAGAGCTGAGGCAGTTCGCAGGAAATTTGAAATGGACGCGGCCAACCGCCTTGCTGAGCATCGCAGAAGAATGGAAACGAGGCAACGAGATCGCCAGCTACGATCTAAGCCCGCGTGGCATCTTGTCAAAAATAA TCACGAGGAAGATATAGCGATGCGCTTACAGACCAGACGTGACGAGGAACGTATGAGACGGGAAGAGTTCCTACACGAAATGGAACTGATGTACGGGAGAGTACAGCAGCAGCCAATGTTGTTCGAACGTTATTATGCGCCTCGTTCACAGTCTTTACAACTGGACACTCTACAACTCTCTCCCAGGAAGACGAAGAAACGAAGCAAGAAATCTTTTCAATTGAAGTCTCCATGTCGCTCACGGAAGGTGTCAATTAACGACACAGCCGAGACCTACAGTGGTGATGTTACAGACTTCTTAAATCGAATAGATGTCGATGACAAATACGCATTTTCAGATATTGTTGATAGTTTGGATAGAGTAAAACTATAG
- the LOC101746226 gene encoding transient receptor potential channel pyrexia (The RefSeq protein has 6 substitutions compared to this genomic sequence) — MIRTHAQRSRNVSPSHCSNKNDKNKKVCQEGSARWCGGMSQLPEDVEDDVEGGYISSDESAHGADLAERLRVKPSKDIWELDEIQYTLRLLPYSEEISVLIGNGNYDETIQFASEAEGGFGLRTAILWACWLGKSILLFKLLKMGVDPDELDDAGRTCLHLSCLVGSEECVKLLLDHGAHPNTWDSSTETKATPLHCAASAKSLACVKVLIAHGADVNAGLSDRSPLHYAVLSDAPEVVKELLEAGACPDTPQVFTETPLYVAASLGSASCTKLLLNAGADVRAAMGPGKATALHLAAEDGHAECARLLLDHGAHIDWPNFRGQTPLHLATLAQPLEVVEMLVDRCADVRAKDADGRTPLHGAIVRGARACDIARLLLSAGADPNAADNFGYTPLHIAALNEFSACVLLLLDYGGDVTLRTNGGVSALSFIVRRVPDVIPRYLCKFDDAVHVSEHELGDVDCELTIDFRPLVPCLTRGEAELLLAFVEVGHKDVLKHPVAETFLFLKWRRIRKFFVLSFIYHAIFITLYSLYILQIFLCENATCNVPSYLRPVQYLILILNLCFLAKEIFQACQDWSAYIRQWENWLQGLIIIGVFLCTIPYWDVDNGVLRTNTTNWQHDVAAITIFFCWLELMMIIGRFPTFGLYVQMFTTVTVNFATFLLAYSCLLIAFGLAFSVLFSNYPAFHLPAGLVKTVMMMSGELEYEDIFYNNCTNSEIYYPLTAHIMFLIFVLLVTVILTNLLVGLAVSDIQALQEGAGLDRLVRQTQLIAHLEGMLFSSLLSCAPQQLLTVLRWGALLTATHMRTINIRPNDPRENRIPKEFISAIYKMVASRKNTKRSVRKNNNYEFRIRRCPEEETISKPEIVKRKSNLYDRFSFDSQQVERRKRPTSGSNTDSRNRPPSLTINAIQEICMVDIKSQLLELTKKVNKLLEGTEARLNQIESKVNGQLP, encoded by the exons ATGATACGCACTCACGCACAACGTTCCCGTAATGTATCGCCGTCTCATTGCTCCAACAAAAATGACAAGAATAAAAAG GTGTGCCAGGAAGGTAGCGCGCGATGGTGTGGCGGCATGAGTCAATTGCCGGAGGATGTAGAGGATGATGTCGAAGGAGGATACATATCTAGCGACGAGTCAGCACACGGCGCTGATCTCGCTGAGCGTCTGAGGGTCAAACCTTCTAAAGATATATGGGAACTGG ACGAGATACAGTACACGTTACGGCTACTGCCGTATTCAGAAGAAATATCAGTACTTATAGGTAATGGGAATTACGATGAAACAATACAGTTTGCCTCCGAGGCTGAAGGCGGATTTGGCCTACGAACAGCCATCCTTTGGGCCTGTTGGCTCGGAAAGAGTATTCTGCTTTTTAAATTGCTAAAAATGGGCGTTGATCCCGATGAACTAGACGATGCCGGAAG GACATGTTTACATTTAAGTTGTTTAGTTGGAAGCGAAGAATGCGTGAAGCTTCTACTCGACCACGGAGCGCACCCGAATACATGGGACTCGTCTACAGAAACAAAAGCGACGCCTCTCCATTGCGCAGCCAGCGCCAAAAGTTTAGCTTGCGTAAAG GTGTTGATCGCTCATGGTGCTGACGTAAATGCCGGTTTAAGTGACAGGTCTCCGTTACATTACGCCGTCCTCAGCGATGCACCGGAAGTTGTGAAGGAATTATTAGAAGCTGGTGCGTGCCCCGACACGCCACAG gtaTTTACGGAAACACCTTTGCACGTAGCGGCATCGTTGGGGTCGGCTTCGTGCACTAAACTGTTGTTGAATGCCGGTGCTGATGTCCGAGCGGCTATGGGCCCGGGGAAGGCCACGGCACTACATCTAGCCGCCGAGGACGGTCACGCAGAATGCGCGCGCTTGTTACTCGATCACGGCGCACACATAGACTGGCCCAATTTCAGGGGACAAACACCACTTCATCTCG CTACTTTAGCGCAGTCACTGGAAGTGGTAGAGATGCTTGTAGACAGATGTGCCGATGTCCGTGCCAAGGACGCAGACGGCAGAACTCCTTTACACGGCGCGATCGTTAGAGGGGCTCGGGCTTGCGACATTGCCCGTTTACTTCTCTCTGCAGGGGCCGATCCTAACGCTTCTGACAATTTCGGCTACACACCATTGCACATTGCTGCACTGAATGAATTCTCGGCTTGCGTTCTATTGCTGTTAG ATTACGGGGGCGACTTAACACTTCGAACAAACGGAGGCGTTTCAGCACTTTCTTTCATCGTACGAAGAGTGCCCGATGTTATTCCTCGTTATTTGTGCAAGTTCGACGACGCTGTACACGTGAGCGAGCATGAGCTCGGAGACGTGGACTGCGAGCTCACCATTGACTTCAGACCCCTCGTGCCGTGTCTAACGAGAGGAGAAGCCGAACTATTGCTTGCATTTGttgag gttGGACATAAAGACGTATTAAAACATCCGGTGGCTGAAACGTTTCTGTTTTTGAAATGGCGCAGAATCAGAAAGTTTTTTGTATTAAGCTTTATTTATCACGCTATATTCATAACTTTATACAGTCTTTATATTCTGC AAATATTCCTATGTGAAAACGCTACGTGTAACGTGCCTTCTTATCTCCGCCCAGTTCAATATTTGATACTTATCTTGAACCTATGTTTTTTGGCCAAAGAAATATTTCAAGCATGTCAAGATTGGTCAGCTTATATCCGACAGTGGGAAAACTGGTTGCAATGGCTAATTATCATAGGAGTGTTTTTGTGTACG ATACCGTACTGGGACGTAGACAATGGGGTTTTAAGAACAAACACAACGAACTGGCAGCACGACGTGGCTGCAATTACCATATTTTTCTGTTGGCTGGAACTGATGATGATCATCGGAAGGTTCCCTACTTTCGGTCTTTACGTCCAGATGTTTACTACAG ttacGGTTAATTTTGCCACATTCCTCCTGGCGTACAGTTGTCTCCTCATTGCTTTTGGTCTAGCTTTTAGCGTGCTGTTCAGCAACTACCCCGCATTCCATTTACCGGCTGGTTTAGTCAAAACGGTCATGATGATGTCAGGAGAGCTTGAATACGAGGATATATTCTACAACAACTGCACAAATTCCGAGATTTACTATCCTCTGACGGCACACATTATGTTCCTGATATTTGTACTACTTGTTACCGTTATATTGACAAACCTACTAGTTGGTTTGGCTGTTAGTGATATCCAG GCGTTACAAGAGGGTGCTGGATTGGATCGGTTGGTGCGTCAAACACAATTGATAGCTCATCTCGAGGGAATGCTGTTCAGCTCACTGTTATCATGTGCGCCTCAGCAGTTGCTGACTGTTTTACGTTGGGGAGCATTACTGACGGCGACGCACATGCGCACAATTAATATTAGACCGAACGATCCAAGAGAGAATAGA ATACCGAAGGAATTCATATCAGCTATCTACAAGATGGTGGCAAGTCGAAAGAATACGAAAAGAAGTGTacgaaaaaataacaattacgaATTTAGAATAAGGAGATGCCCGGAAGAGGAAACAATATCAAAACCAGAAATCGTTAaacgaaaaagcaatttatatGACAGATTCTCGTTTGATAGTCAACAGGTGGAAAGAAGGAAGCGACCTACTTCAGGATCAAATACTGACAGCAGGAACAGACCCCCTTCATTGACGATCAACGCTATACAGGAAATATGTATGGTTGATATAAAAACCCAACTTCTTGAACTAACAAAGAAAGTTAATAAATTACTTGAAGGTACAGAAGCAAGATTAAATCAAATCGAAAGCAAAGTAAACGGACAACTGCCGTAA
- the LOC101746505 gene encoding phenoloxidase-activating factor 3: MPSFYFCILFMLLPYLCSAVSKINTEDPISSHPAWKNLSNSDCGDSAADRIIGGTNANLGQFPWIVRIGYLEDGGNGELLWQCGGALVNEHYVVTAAHCVMSKEEEITPTMIRLGEHNIRNNPDCELSVCAPPVQDIKVKKWRTHPSFNKPAYHNDIAVIELEKPAVLNGYVAPICLPKTMEQRSEFRVGEIMVTAGWGKTNLTTDENADTLQVVTLPIVKPELCNELGKYFKISISEVCAGTERNKDACTGDSGGPLMKVFDTLEGPKNFLVGVVSFGPLMCGNEKPGVYTSISYFLKWILDNIM, encoded by the exons atgccGAGTTTTTACTTTTGCATTTTATTCATGTTGTTACCATATTTGTGTTCGG ctgtttcaaaaataaatacagaagATCCGATTTCCAGTCATCCAGCTTGGAAAAATTTATCTAATTCCGACTGCGGTGATAGTGCTGCTGACCGTATCATCGGAGGAACAAACGCTAATCTTGGACAATTTCCTTGGATAGTTCGCATCGGATATCTAG AGGATGGTGGTAATGGTGAATTATTGTGGCAATGTGGCGGCGCTCTCGTAAATGAGCACTACGTTGTTACCGCTGCTCACTGCGTCATGagcaaagaagaagaaattacACC AACGATGATACGACTCGGTGAACACAATATCCGTAACAATCCAGATTGTGAGCTATCGGTTTGTGCTCCGCCAGTACAAGATATCAAAGTGAAAAAGTGGAGGACACATCCTTCATTCAACAAACCTGCTTACCATAACGATATTGCTGTTATTGAACTAGAGAAACCCGCAGTTCTGAATG GGTACGTGGCGCCGATTTGCTTGCCAAAAACTATGGAACAACGTTCCGAGTTTCGCGTCGGAGAAATCATGGTAACAGCTGGTTGGGGTAAAACTAATCTCACAACTGATGAAAATGCTGATACGTTACAAGTTGTAACA ctgCCTATTGTAAAGCCAGAGCTGTGCAACGAGCTCGGAAAGTATTTCAAAATCAGCATCTCTGAAGTCTGTGCGGGCACAGAACGTAACAAAGATGCTTGCACCGGCGACTCAGGGGGGCCACTCATGAAG GTATTCGACACTCTTGAAGGACCTAAGAATTTTTTGGTCGGTGTTGTCTCATTCGGACCTTTGATGTGTGGAAATGAAAAACCCGGAGTCTATACCTCGATATCGTACTTCCTCAAATGGATCTTAGACAACATCATGTGA